The Mumia flava sequence CGCCGAGGTGACCAAGCTCGACGTCGTCCGCTACTACGTGGCCGTGGGCGACGGCATCCTGCGCGCCCTGCACCGCCGACCGACGACCCTCGAGCGCTGGCCGAAGGGAGTGCGGGAGGGGATGGTGCTGTCGACGCGCCTGGACAACCGCGGCGACGCCTTCTACCAGAAGCGCGTGCCCAAGGGCGCCCCGCCGTACGTCGAGACGGCGAGGATCCGCTTCCCGTCGGGCCGCTTCGCCGACGAGGTCTGCCCGCACGACCTGGCCACCATCGCCTGGGCCGCGCAGATGGGCACGCTGACGTTCCATCCGTGGCCGGTCCGCGCCGACGACGTCGACCACCCCGACGAGCTGCGGATCGACCTCGATCCCCAGCCGGGGACCGACTTCTCCGACGCCGTCCGGGTCGCCGGCGTGGCCCGCACGCTGCTGGCGGAGCTCGGCATGACGGGCTTCCCGAAGACCAGCGGCAACCGCGGCGTCCACATCTACGTCCGGATCGAGCCGCGGTGGTCGTTCACCGACGTCCGGCACGCCGCGATCGCGTTCGGTCGCGAGCTGGGCCGGCGCACGCACGGCGTGACGACGAGCTGGTGGAAGGAGGAGCGCGGCGAGGCGATCTTCGTCGACTACAACCAGAACAGCCGTGACCGCACCATCGCCAGCGCGTACAGCCTCCGCCCCAAGCCGGGAGCTCCGGTTTCCACGCCGCTGACCTGGGACGAGCTCGCCGAGGTGACCGATCCGACGGTGTTCAACCTCCACACCGTGCCGGCACGGATCGCCGAGCACGGCGACCCGCACGCCACGATCGACGGCACGGGCTCGTCGCTGGAGCCCCTGCTCGCGCTGTACGCCGCGGACGAGGAGTCCGGGCTCGGCGAGATGCCGTACCCCCCGGACTACCCCAAGATGCCGGGCGAGCCGCCGCGGGTGCAGCCGAGCAAGAAGGTCGCCGAGCACTGGGACGACGCCGGCAACCGGGTCGAGCCGTGAGCAGCGGCGCAGGAGCCGGGTGCTGAGCCGATGTGGGTGCTGCACGTCGACCTCGACGAGTTCCTCGCAGCCGTCGAGGTGCTACGGCACCCCGAGCTGGCAGGGCGTCCGGTGGTGGTCGGCGGGCGCGGTGACCCGACCGAGCGCGCGGTGGTCTCGACGGCGTCGTACAAGGCCCGTGAGTACGGGATCCGGTCCGGGATGCCCCTGCGGACGGCCGTGAAGCGGTGTCCCGAGGCGGTGTTCCTGCCGGTCGACAAGCCGACGTACGAGGCGGCCTCGGAGGAGGTCATGGAGGTCCTCCGCTCGTTCGACGAGGCGGTCGAGGTGCTCGGGTGGGACGAGGCGTTCGTCGCCGCGGACCGTCATGACCCGCACGACCTCGCTGCGTCGGTACGG is a genomic window containing:
- a CDS encoding DNA polymerase domain-containing protein codes for the protein MASDAVEIEVGEQAVRVSSPGRVIYEETPWSAEVTKLDVVRYYVAVGDGILRALHRRPTTLERWPKGVREGMVLSTRLDNRGDAFYQKRVPKGAPPYVETARIRFPSGRFADEVCPHDLATIAWAAQMGTLTFHPWPVRADDVDHPDELRIDLDPQPGTDFSDAVRVAGVARTLLAELGMTGFPKTSGNRGVHIYVRIEPRWSFTDVRHAAIAFGRELGRRTHGVTTSWWKEERGEAIFVDYNQNSRDRTIASAYSLRPKPGAPVSTPLTWDELAEVTDPTVFNLHTVPARIAEHGDPHATIDGTGSSLEPLLALYAADEESGLGEMPYPPDYPKMPGEPPRVQPSKKVAEHWDDAGNRVEP